The following are encoded together in the candidate division KSB1 bacterium genome:
- a CDS encoding ribonuclease catalytic domain-containing protein, which produces MTTNLAAQPDSRSAPNPLTPPPNPREEQRQKLFQVLFDLFRDTLKKSWRRSELQQHPLGKRLLRLARATYEQRSHYPLTWRQQFVRQARTLHSLTGYRDIRMLLFDWLKRMEELPADADLFVSSEPALRRHLHRLAGITAAAPALPAVSAPSDDAPAVVLTVDNPETHDRDDALSYRRTPEGEEIGVHVPDLTAFVPAGSTWDAWAAELGASAYLPHRTINMLPEAVNQAAGLQADHTRAVLSFYFTRTAGGAFRVNRIMRESLAVNRNADYEEIEMWLEVGAPGPWNSALQAWLAGAQQLEAARVAAGGRIFAREQIDVLLDASGRVELRRYAQNSAARKMIAEWMIAANAAAADFCTEHDLPCLYRTQERTSPAEEEAGMESEPRFARPQLSVQRAPHHDLGLPAYTQITSPLRRYVDLLMQRQLIAFLQTGTPCYSTVTLRGLAQMQDSLNQRLQRLQARAEFYYKCVYLAQHLGTPWKAEIHHSPAPSRSLVLRLPEIGLRLFLPQSSIKGLGMRQIPPYGAAMPVLATCLEMDPDRAVMVFQVRKTVPER; this is translated from the coding sequence ATGACAACCAACCTCGCTGCCCAGCCTGATTCCAGGAGTGCTCCGAACCCTCTCACCCCGCCCCCCAATCCCAGGGAGGAGCAACGCCAAAAGCTGTTCCAGGTCTTGTTCGATCTGTTTCGGGACACGCTGAAAAAGTCCTGGCGCCGGTCGGAACTGCAACAACACCCGCTGGGAAAGCGGCTGTTGCGCCTGGCGCGTGCCACCTATGAACAGCGCAGCCACTATCCGCTCACATGGCGCCAGCAATTCGTGCGGCAGGCGCGCACGCTCCATTCCCTCACCGGCTATCGTGACATTCGCATGCTGTTGTTCGACTGGCTCAAGCGCATGGAAGAGTTGCCAGCCGACGCGGATTTATTCGTTTCCTCCGAGCCGGCGCTCCGCCGCCATTTGCACCGCCTGGCCGGGATAACCGCAGCAGCACCGGCGTTGCCGGCCGTGAGTGCACCTTCTGACGACGCTCCGGCAGTGGTGCTGACCGTTGACAATCCCGAGACGCATGATCGCGACGACGCACTCAGTTACCGCCGCACCCCCGAAGGCGAGGAGATCGGCGTGCATGTTCCGGATCTTACTGCCTTCGTTCCCGCCGGCAGCACATGGGATGCGTGGGCGGCGGAGCTGGGGGCTTCCGCCTACCTGCCGCACCGCACCATCAACATGCTGCCGGAGGCGGTCAACCAAGCCGCCGGCCTGCAGGCCGATCACACCCGCGCGGTGCTGTCGTTTTACTTCACCCGCACGGCAGGTGGCGCGTTCCGTGTCAACCGCATCATGCGGGAAAGTCTGGCCGTCAACCGCAATGCCGATTACGAAGAGATTGAAATGTGGCTGGAGGTGGGTGCCCCCGGGCCGTGGAACAGTGCGTTGCAGGCCTGGCTGGCCGGCGCACAACAACTCGAAGCGGCACGGGTGGCGGCCGGCGGTCGCATCTTCGCGCGCGAACAAATCGATGTGCTGCTCGACGCTTCCGGCCGGGTGGAGCTGCGGCGATACGCGCAAAACAGCGCGGCCCGCAAAATGATTGCAGAATGGATGATCGCCGCCAATGCCGCCGCGGCTGACTTCTGTACCGAGCATGACCTGCCCTGTCTCTACCGCACGCAGGAGCGCACCAGCCCCGCCGAGGAGGAAGCCGGGATGGAGAGCGAACCGCGCTTTGCCCGGCCGCAACTGAGCGTGCAACGCGCCCCGCATCATGATCTCGGTCTGCCGGCCTACACCCAAATCACTTCACCGCTGCGGCGTTATGTGGATTTGCTGATGCAGCGCCAGCTCATTGCCTTCCTGCAAACCGGCACACCGTGCTACTCCACGGTCACTTTGCGCGGGCTGGCACAAATGCAGGATTCCTTGAACCAACGTTTGCAGCGCTTGCAGGCGCGCGCAGAATTCTACTACAAATGCGTCTATCTCGCGCAACATCTCGGCACGCCCTGGAAGGCGGAAATCCACCACAGCCCGGCGCCCTCACGCTCGCTGGTGTTGCGCCTGCCGGAAATCGGACTGCGCCTGTTTTTGCCGCAATCGTCCATCAAGGGCTTGGGCATGCGACAAATCCCCCCTTATGGGGCGGCTATGCCGGTGCTGGCAACGTGTTTGGAGATGGATCCCGATCGTGCGGTGATGGTGTTTCAAGTGCGGAAAACTGTGCCGGAACGGTGA
- a CDS encoding outer membrane protein transport protein — protein sequence MKIKHGLRALLFGIGAAGLLATVHAQEEVFQRGIEFGVGGRALGMGGAYTGVGDDYSAAFWNPAALTQIRRLEGFATLSHAQRENETAFGFNRNLDKASATNFNSLGLAYPIPTYRGSLVFSLGYHRVRPYDGNFGFTWFNSTPGDSVNQRWSELEEGSLSTWTFAGATEVAPNFSLGAALNIWSGKNDYLSSFTESDVLDLYTFRSYRNDEAVVSTFSGINLKLAGLYRASSLLRLGFTLGTPATFTVKDRWESSEETEFDDGNLDDTHEVGRYQYKIRSPFSLGAGASLNAAGLLLSGSWEHNDWSQIRYTTEPPIAGLSRNEANDELARNYRATTRLRLGAEFTLPVLDVQLRAGYFRDPNPLKGLPADADREFVTAGVGIFLDKQVRLDLAVLTGQWHDYKEPLDDFSDTLVPVSEKITIKQAFASLAFRF from the coding sequence ATGAAGATAAAACATGGTTTGCGGGCGCTGCTTTTCGGCATCGGCGCTGCCGGTTTGCTGGCGACCGTACACGCTCAGGAAGAGGTGTTTCAGCGCGGGATTGAATTCGGCGTCGGCGGGCGTGCCCTGGGCATGGGGGGCGCTTACACCGGTGTGGGTGACGATTACAGTGCGGCATTTTGGAATCCCGCCGCCTTGACCCAAATCCGCCGGCTGGAAGGTTTCGCCACTTTGAGCCACGCGCAACGTGAGAACGAGACCGCCTTTGGCTTCAACCGCAACCTTGACAAAGCCTCCGCCACCAACTTCAACAGTCTGGGCCTGGCTTATCCGATTCCCACCTATCGCGGCAGCCTGGTGTTCTCGCTCGGCTATCATCGCGTGCGGCCCTATGACGGCAATTTCGGCTTTACCTGGTTCAACAGCACGCCGGGCGACTCGGTCAATCAACGCTGGAGCGAGTTGGAAGAGGGCAGCTTGAGCACCTGGACCTTTGCGGGCGCGACCGAGGTGGCGCCCAACTTCTCGCTGGGTGCCGCTCTCAATATCTGGTCCGGTAAGAACGACTACCTCAGCAGTTTCACGGAGAGCGACGTTCTTGATCTTTACACCTTTCGCTCCTATCGCAATGATGAAGCGGTGGTCTCGACGTTCTCCGGCATCAATCTCAAGCTCGCCGGCCTGTACCGCGCCTCCTCGTTGTTGCGGCTGGGCTTCACCCTGGGCACGCCCGCGACTTTCACGGTCAAAGACCGCTGGGAGTCCAGCGAGGAAACCGAGTTCGACGACGGCAACCTTGACGACACCCACGAGGTGGGTAGGTATCAATACAAAATCCGATCGCCTTTCTCGCTGGGCGCCGGCGCTTCGCTCAATGCCGCCGGTTTGCTGCTGAGCGGCAGTTGGGAACACAATGATTGGTCGCAGATTCGCTATACCACCGAACCGCCGATCGCGGGTCTGTCGCGCAACGAGGCCAATGATGAGCTGGCGCGAAACTATCGTGCCACCACCCGCCTGCGCTTGGGCGCCGAGTTCACCCTGCCGGTGCTGGATGTGCAGCTGCGCGCCGGTTACTTCCGTGATCCCAATCCCCTGAAAGGGTTGCCGGCTGATGCCGATCGCGAGTTCGTGACCGCGGGCGTCGGCATCTTTCTGGACAAGCAGGTACGCCTCGATCTCGCCGTGCTCACCGGCCAGTGGCATGACTATAAAGAACCGCTGGATGATTTCAGCGACACGCTGGTGCCGGTTTCCGAAAAGATCACGATCAAGCAAGCCTTCGCTTCGCTCGCATTTCGTTTTTAA
- a CDS encoding T9SS type A sorting domain-containing protein: MKMLRFGFALLLLAFLPGHLLAQVTSLHYKRTGKNVFYDAANGGFETLTNIPYSSLKCGKCHGDSLANGIPVVDSTYTPGCNDCHATFSAGGVPSPKSCLKCHGRTNAEINYAKSDPSFADVHYAKGMTCTVCHTREQLHGDLGSRLSMLDPDPNKPACEKCHTSLPSTYAHTTHTATLTCTACHTKSVQTCYNCHFESELASGGKIKRPIRQMRNFVLLTNRNGKVQASTFMALTYQGKAFYTIAPYVSHSIVKEGRQCSDCHNNARVQEYNTTGAIKITWWDTSVTPNAIRNTTGVVPVPPDWRQALKFDFVTYTGDPTLPTDPTKWVYLKSVADTAQMLSQYAQPLTPAQMAKLAIPISAVGEKNGALPLTFELLQNYPNPFNPETVIAFALAKPAVVNLRVFNMLGGEVAVPVKDQALPSGIHRVKFVADHLPTGVYFYQLQAAGFTAVRKMLLVR; the protein is encoded by the coding sequence ATGAAAATGTTGCGATTTGGTTTTGCGCTTCTGTTGCTGGCGTTTCTGCCAGGCCATCTGCTGGCACAGGTGACCAGCCTGCATTACAAACGCACCGGGAAAAACGTCTTCTATGATGCTGCCAACGGCGGCTTTGAGACCCTCACCAACATCCCCTATTCTTCGCTCAAGTGCGGCAAATGCCACGGCGACAGCCTGGCCAATGGCATCCCGGTGGTTGACTCGACCTACACCCCCGGCTGTAATGATTGCCACGCCACCTTCTCGGCCGGCGGCGTGCCCTCCCCCAAATCCTGCTTGAAGTGCCACGGCCGGACCAACGCGGAGATTAATTACGCCAAGAGCGATCCCAGCTTTGCCGACGTCCATTATGCCAAGGGCATGACCTGTACCGTCTGCCACACGCGCGAGCAACTGCATGGCGATCTCGGCAGCCGGCTCTCCATGCTCGATCCTGACCCCAACAAGCCGGCTTGCGAGAAGTGCCACACCAGTCTGCCATCAACGTATGCCCACACGACGCACACCGCCACGCTGACGTGCACGGCCTGCCACACCAAGTCGGTGCAGACTTGCTACAATTGCCATTTTGAAAGCGAACTGGCAAGCGGTGGCAAGATCAAGCGGCCCATCCGCCAGATGCGCAACTTCGTGCTGCTCACCAACCGCAACGGCAAGGTACAGGCGTCAACCTTCATGGCATTGACCTATCAGGGCAAAGCCTTCTACACGATTGCACCGTATGTTTCGCACTCGATCGTGAAAGAGGGGCGGCAATGCAGTGACTGCCACAACAACGCCCGGGTGCAGGAATACAACACCACCGGCGCGATCAAAATAACGTGGTGGGACACCAGCGTCACCCCCAACGCCATCCGCAACACCACCGGCGTGGTGCCGGTGCCGCCGGACTGGCGCCAAGCCCTAAAATTCGATTTCGTGACCTATACAGGTGATCCCACCCTGCCGACGGATCCGACCAAGTGGGTCTACCTGAAATCTGTGGCCGATACCGCGCAGATGCTCAGCCAGTATGCCCAGCCGCTGACGCCTGCGCAAATGGCAAAACTGGCCATTCCCATCTCGGCAGTCGGTGAAAAAAACGGCGCGCTGCCGCTCACCTTCGAGCTGCTGCAGAATTACCCGAATCCCTTCAACCCGGAGACGGTGATCGCCTTTGCCCTGGCCAAACCTGCGGTGGTGAATCTCCGCGTGTTCAACATGCTTGGCGGGGAGGTTGCCGTGCCGGTGAAGGATCAGGCGTTACCGTCCGGCATCCACCGGGTGAAGTTTGTCGCCGACCATCTGCCCACCGGCGTTTACTTCTATCAGCTCCAGGCCGCCGGTTTCACTGCGGTCAGGAAAATGCTGCTGGTGAGGTAG
- a CDS encoding efflux RND transporter periplasmic adaptor subunit — protein sequence MKMKRSHVISIFALLAVLAFGYFMVWPRQAGKPEADSVAPAGRLVKINRGDLNAVVSATGKLEPITKVEVKSKASGQIMAMPVEEGDRVEQGALIARIDETDARNTYEQAVADLEVAKATVTQTANNVARQEEMFKRGLISQAEFDQVKLEEVRARAQLVKAETEVSTMLTRLRDCVVRAPISGLILQKNVEAGQIISSGINSVSGGTLIATVANLDSMYVFAEVDEIDVGQVQIGQPARVVPDAFPERVYHGRVLRIAPLATVEQNVTTFNVTVIVSNTDGRLKAGMNATVDITVADRENVLLVPKEALKELREIRTQLQALNLSDSSMAGRMRRPPDSSRAEMRRRFAGVAGAPAGEARGPQPVAGNGRVLRKFVLLKSGESYQPRAVEIGLSNNEYAEVLHGLEEGDEVFVFSGSRAGMDRQAWMNRMRGMTGFGGPVRPR from the coding sequence ATGAAGATGAAGAGAAGTCACGTCATTTCGATTTTTGCGCTGTTGGCGGTGCTGGCCTTCGGGTATTTCATGGTTTGGCCGCGGCAAGCCGGAAAGCCGGAGGCTGACTCTGTTGCCCCGGCGGGCCGCTTGGTGAAGATCAACCGCGGCGATCTCAATGCCGTGGTTTCCGCCACCGGCAAGCTTGAACCCATCACCAAGGTCGAAGTCAAGAGCAAGGCTTCCGGCCAAATCATGGCGATGCCGGTGGAGGAGGGTGACCGGGTCGAGCAGGGCGCCTTGATCGCCCGCATCGATGAAACCGACGCGCGCAACACCTACGAACAGGCGGTGGCGGATTTGGAAGTGGCCAAAGCCACGGTCACGCAAACCGCCAACAACGTGGCGCGCCAGGAGGAGATGTTCAAGCGTGGCCTGATTTCCCAGGCGGAATTCGATCAAGTCAAGCTGGAGGAGGTGCGGGCCCGGGCGCAATTGGTGAAGGCCGAGACTGAGGTGTCGACCATGCTGACGCGCCTGAGGGATTGCGTCGTGCGCGCGCCGATCAGCGGCCTGATCCTGCAGAAGAATGTCGAAGCCGGCCAGATCATCTCCTCCGGCATCAATTCGGTGAGCGGCGGCACGCTGATCGCGACGGTGGCGAATCTCGACAGCATGTATGTTTTTGCGGAGGTGGATGAGATCGACGTCGGCCAGGTGCAGATCGGACAGCCGGCGCGCGTGGTTCCGGATGCCTTTCCCGAGAGGGTTTATCACGGCCGGGTGTTGCGCATCGCGCCGCTGGCCACGGTCGAGCAAAATGTGACGACCTTCAACGTCACCGTGATTGTTTCGAACACGGACGGCCGTCTGAAAGCGGGCATGAATGCCACGGTGGATATCACGGTGGCGGATCGTGAAAACGTCTTGCTGGTGCCGAAGGAGGCGCTCAAGGAACTGCGCGAAATTCGCACGCAACTGCAGGCGTTGAACCTGTCCGATTCCAGCATGGCGGGCCGCATGCGCCGGCCGCCGGATTCGTCGCGCGCCGAGATGCGCCGGCGGTTTGCCGGAGTGGCGGGTGCGCCCGCTGGTGAGGCACGCGGCCCGCAACCGGTGGCGGGCAACGGCCGGGTGCTGCGCAAATTCGTGTTGCTCAAAAGCGGTGAAAGCTACCAGCCCCGCGCGGTGGAGATCGGTTTGAGCAACAACGAATACGCGGAAGTGTTGCATGGTCTGGAGGAAGGCGATGAGGTGTTCGTCTTCAGCGGCAGCCGCGCCGGGATGGACCGTCAAGCCTGGATGAATCGCATGCGCGGCATGACCGGCTTCGGCGGTCCGGTCCGGCCACGCTAA
- a CDS encoding MarR family transcriptional regulator: MNREQKKQAERLADLTFELLERCQLKRERMAEQLDLTVAEFKLLRGFQQDDVLSVSELARRVDLTSSRLTRIIDGLVEKGIVRREIGSSDRRVMNVTLTAKGREVRAELRRIFVQTHEEIIALLPPGVEKSVIFAMEKLRDALQQWSE, translated from the coding sequence ATGAACCGTGAACAAAAAAAACAGGCGGAACGCCTGGCTGATCTCACTTTCGAGTTGCTGGAGAGATGCCAGCTCAAACGCGAGCGCATGGCGGAGCAGTTGGACTTGACGGTGGCGGAATTCAAGCTGCTGCGCGGTTTTCAACAGGATGATGTGCTTTCGGTGAGTGAGCTGGCCCGCCGGGTGGATTTGACCAGCAGCCGCCTGACCCGCATCATCGATGGCCTGGTCGAAAAGGGCATCGTCCGGCGCGAAATCGGCAGCTCTGACCGCCGGGTGATGAATGTCACGTTGACCGCAAAAGGCAGGGAGGTGCGCGCCGAGTTGCGCCGGATTTTCGTGCAAACCCATGAGGAGATCATCGCCCTGCTGCCGCCGGGCGTCGAAAAGTCCGTGATCTTCGCCATGGAAAAACTGCGGGATGCCCTGCAGCAGTGGTCGGAGTGA
- a CDS encoding ABC transporter permease — protein MDLRESLGVAFGAILANKLRSFLTMLGIIIGVGALITVVAVGKGGERAVAERLQALGTNLLYVSPGSSRSGPVMTSAGSSVKLTRKDLEAVLASCEEIEAIVPEFSRSAQVKYGNRNWNTRITGTTPNYGEVRNVKAVAGRYFTAAEEAARARVCLIGSTVRENLFDPEEDPLDKTLRIGRMNFTVIGVLETKGQAGGWMNPDDQVLIPLATAQMRLFGVDHLTNSTLKVADASLMEKAFYDVERVLRKQHRLRDDQDNDFHIRNQADIISTFESTQKTITMMLTIVAIVSLLVGGIGIMNIMLVSVTERTREIGIRKAIGAKRRNILTQFLLEALALSITGGLLGIMMGVGLSRLVTQLMGWQTLISPSSIMVSVVFAAAVGILFGLYPAWRAARQETIEALRYE, from the coding sequence ATGGATTTGCGTGAAAGTCTGGGCGTCGCCTTTGGCGCCATTCTCGCCAACAAACTGCGCTCGTTTCTCACCATGCTCGGCATCATCATCGGCGTCGGTGCGTTGATCACCGTGGTGGCGGTGGGCAAAGGGGGTGAGCGCGCGGTGGCCGAGCGGTTGCAGGCGCTCGGCACCAACCTGCTGTATGTCTCGCCCGGCTCGTCGCGTTCCGGTCCGGTGATGACGAGTGCGGGCAGCAGTGTGAAATTGACCCGCAAGGATCTGGAAGCGGTGCTGGCCAGTTGTGAAGAGATCGAAGCAATCGTGCCGGAGTTCAGCCGCAGCGCGCAGGTCAAATATGGCAACCGCAATTGGAACACCCGCATCACCGGCACCACTCCGAACTACGGCGAGGTGCGCAACGTCAAGGCGGTGGCCGGGCGTTATTTCACCGCCGCGGAAGAGGCGGCGCGCGCGCGCGTCTGCCTGATCGGCTCGACCGTGCGCGAAAACCTCTTCGACCCGGAGGAGGATCCGCTCGACAAAACCCTGCGCATCGGCCGCATGAATTTCACCGTTATCGGTGTGCTGGAGACCAAAGGTCAGGCCGGCGGCTGGATGAACCCGGACGACCAGGTGCTGATTCCGCTGGCCACCGCGCAAATGCGGCTGTTCGGCGTCGATCATCTCACCAACTCCACCTTGAAAGTCGCCGATGCTTCCCTGATGGAAAAGGCGTTCTATGACGTCGAGCGCGTGTTGCGCAAACAGCACCGCCTGCGCGACGACCAGGACAACGATTTCCACATTCGCAATCAGGCCGACATCATTTCCACCTTTGAATCCACCCAGAAAACCATCACGATGATGCTTACCATTGTGGCAATCGTGTCGTTGCTGGTGGGCGGCATCGGCATTATGAACATCATGCTGGTATCAGTAACCGAGCGCACGCGCGAGATCGGCATCCGCAAGGCGATCGGCGCCAAACGCCGCAACATCCTGACGCAATTTTTGCTGGAGGCCCTGGCGCTGTCGATCACCGGCGGCCTGCTCGGCATCATGATGGGGGTGGGGCTCTCGCGGCTGGTTACCCAACTGATGGGCTGGCAAACGCTGATTTCGCCCTCCTCGATCATGGTGAGTGTCGTCTTCGCGGCGGCAGTCGGCATCCTCTTTGGCCTCTATCCCGCCTGGCGCGCGGCACGCCAGGAAACCATCGAAGCGTTGCGTTACGAGTGA
- a CDS encoding TonB family protein yields the protein MKSSNENLPAFETFKLGYSRRIEWALLAVIALAGLAGYASQFWYLPLAQQHVEVKIPVITVEHVPATRQGSRLPPPPKPAVVLPSQDQPAPQTVLPEPAQLQAGEVSDSVAGGVEAGEIGALEEVGGGLLSPARPLASVFPQFPEAERKKGVRGEVKLSVEISERGRVLSVTILENTTGSELCAEAAKKAAQATRFLPARGRNGPLKSWFTLSYNFDYRQ from the coding sequence ATGAAAAGTTCCAACGAAAACCTTCCAGCTTTTGAGACTTTCAAGCTCGGCTATTCACGTCGGATTGAGTGGGCGTTACTGGCAGTGATTGCGCTCGCCGGGCTGGCAGGCTACGCCAGTCAATTTTGGTATTTGCCGTTGGCGCAGCAGCATGTGGAAGTCAAGATTCCCGTAATCACGGTGGAGCATGTGCCGGCCACCAGGCAGGGTAGCCGTCTGCCACCGCCACCCAAACCGGCTGTGGTGCTGCCCAGCCAGGATCAGCCCGCCCCCCAAACTGTACTGCCTGAGCCGGCACAACTCCAAGCGGGTGAAGTCTCCGACTCTGTTGCCGGCGGAGTGGAAGCCGGCGAAATCGGCGCGTTGGAGGAGGTTGGTGGCGGCTTGCTTTCTCCGGCGCGGCCTCTGGCTTCAGTTTTTCCCCAGTTTCCCGAAGCGGAACGCAAGAAGGGGGTGCGTGGCGAGGTCAAGCTGAGCGTGGAAATCAGCGAACGCGGCAGGGTGTTGAGCGTTACGATCCTGGAGAACACCACCGGCAGTGAACTGTGCGCTGAAGCCGCCAAAAAAGCCGCCCAAGCGACGCGCTTCTTGCCTGCACGCGGCAGAAACGGCCCGTTGAAATCCTGGTTCACTCTGTCCTACAACTTTGACTATCGCCAATGA
- a CDS encoding M14 family metallopeptidase, producing MTNATALRRTTVLLLACGWLSGSNCPGPDPQPQPPDAGRYHTYDEITRELHDLAAQYPAIAQVHSLGKSVEGRDLWALKISAAVAREEGEPEIVLLGCHHAREWIAVEVPFLIGRHLLQNYTRDPQVTRLLDHATIWVTPMVNPDGHHYSVTSQRLWRKNRRNNNDGTFGVDLNRNYGHQWGGPGSSGDTFSEVYRGPAPFSEPETRALRDFLQSRAVKALISYHSFSQLVLYPWGYTHSPAPDSALLAQLAVGIAERIRAVHGVRYTPQQASDLYLVSGDTGDWLYAVRQVPALTLELRPAGSIPGFELPEDQIQPTFEENLPAALSIMEWAITADSPSQ from the coding sequence ATGACAAACGCAACAGCTCTGCGACGCACCACCGTGCTGCTGCTGGCTTGCGGCTGGCTCTCGGGCAGCAATTGCCCCGGCCCGGACCCGCAACCACAGCCGCCCGATGCCGGCCGGTATCATACCTATGATGAAATCACCCGCGAACTGCACGATTTGGCCGCGCAATATCCCGCCATCGCGCAGGTGCATTCCCTGGGCAAATCCGTCGAAGGCCGCGATTTGTGGGCTCTCAAGATCAGCGCGGCAGTGGCCAGGGAAGAGGGCGAGCCGGAAATCGTTTTGCTCGGCTGCCATCATGCCCGCGAGTGGATTGCCGTGGAGGTTCCCTTTCTCATCGGACGGCATTTGCTGCAAAACTACACCCGTGACCCGCAGGTAACCCGTCTGCTCGATCACGCCACCATTTGGGTGACGCCGATGGTCAATCCCGACGGCCATCACTATTCCGTCACCAGCCAGCGTCTGTGGCGCAAGAATCGCCGCAACAACAACGACGGCACTTTTGGCGTGGACTTGAACCGCAATTACGGCCATCAATGGGGCGGGCCGGGGTCTTCCGGCGACACGTTTTCGGAAGTATACCGCGGCCCGGCCCCCTTCTCCGAGCCGGAAACCCGGGCACTGCGCGACTTCCTGCAGAGCCGCGCCGTGAAAGCCCTGATCAGCTATCACAGTTTTTCGCAGCTCGTTCTCTATCCGTGGGGCTATACCCACAGCCCCGCCCCCGACAGCGCGCTGCTTGCGCAACTGGCGGTGGGAATCGCAGAACGCATCCGGGCGGTGCATGGCGTGCGCTACACACCGCAGCAGGCTTCCGATCTTTATCTTGTCAGCGGCGATACCGGCGACTGGCTTTATGCCGTGCGGCAGGTGCCGGCGCTCACCCTCGAACTGCGCCCGGCCGGCAGCATTCCCGGGTTCGAACTGCCCGAAGATCAAATCCAGCCAACCTTTGAAGAGAACCTGCCGGCGGCGCTCTCCATCATGGAGTGGGCCATCACCGCTGATTCCCCTTCACAATAA
- a CDS encoding RsmB/NOP family class I SAM-dependent RNA methyltransferase, which translates to MNPVSLAGHVIELLEILQQDSRPADYLIDRFFRSRRYLGSHDRRALAETVYGILRHRRLLQALIARVQPQSVNDAGWWLAAFKLHVEKAELAAVAAALTAPGRRPAALSLADLRQLAAQSCGDFADNPAVTLSFPDWLVHDLQQQRGKAEALRLLQALNQPPPLTIRVNTLKTTRTACQQELQRRGLPSTPTPLSPFGLQLSRRTNLFALDLFRAGWFEVQDEGSQLISLLVDPKPTWRIADVCAGGGGKTLHLAGLMKNRGEIFAFDVSAKRLANLQRRSRRSGAHNIRVQVVPESELPGHLLGRLDAILIDAPCSGSGVLRRNPDAKWKITAEMVTELATKQLHLLRHYAALLKPGGRLVYATCSVLAQENERVVEAFLAGHPGFQTEEAAAILQHYRLGGLAAGHLLHLSPHQHGCDGFFAAVLQRRDQAPA; encoded by the coding sequence ATGAATCCCGTCAGCCTTGCTGGACACGTAATTGAGCTGCTCGAAATTTTACAGCAGGATTCACGTCCGGCGGATTATCTCATCGACAGGTTCTTCCGCAGCCGCCGCTACCTGGGCTCGCATGATCGCCGCGCGCTGGCGGAGACCGTGTACGGCATCCTGCGCCATCGCCGACTGCTGCAGGCGCTGATCGCGCGAGTGCAGCCGCAGTCGGTCAACGACGCCGGCTGGTGGCTGGCAGCTTTCAAACTGCATGTCGAGAAAGCGGAACTCGCGGCCGTGGCCGCGGCTCTCACTGCTCCCGGTCGCCGGCCGGCCGCGCTCAGCCTGGCGGATTTGCGGCAACTTGCCGCGCAAAGCTGCGGAGATTTCGCCGACAATCCCGCGGTGACGCTGTCGTTTCCGGACTGGCTGGTGCATGATCTGCAGCAGCAACGCGGCAAGGCGGAGGCGCTGCGCTTGCTGCAGGCGCTCAATCAACCACCGCCCCTGACCATTCGCGTGAACACACTGAAAACCACGCGCACCGCCTGCCAGCAGGAATTGCAGCGCCGTGGCTTGCCGAGCACGCCCACCCCTCTCTCGCCGTTCGGCCTGCAGCTCAGCCGGCGCACCAATCTTTTTGCCCTGGATCTGTTTCGCGCGGGCTGGTTCGAAGTGCAGGATGAAGGCAGCCAGCTCATCTCGCTGCTGGTGGATCCCAAACCAACCTGGCGCATAGCCGATGTATGTGCCGGCGGCGGTGGCAAGACCCTGCATCTGGCGGGTCTGATGAAGAACCGCGGGGAAATTTTTGCTTTCGATGTCTCCGCCAAACGGCTGGCGAATCTGCAACGCCGCAGCCGGCGCAGCGGCGCTCACAACATTCGCGTGCAAGTGGTGCCGGAGAGTGAACTGCCGGGGCATTTGCTCGGCCGGCTCGATGCGATTTTGATCGATGCGCCCTGCAGCGGTTCGGGCGTGTTGCGCCGCAATCCCGACGCCAAGTGGAAAATCACCGCGGAAATGGTGACGGAGCTGGCGACCAAACAGCTCCACCTGCTGCGGCATTATGCTGCCCTGCTCAAGCCCGGCGGCCGGCTGGTTTATGCCACCTGCAGCGTGCTGGCGCAGGAAAACGAGCGTGTGGTCGAGGCCTTTCTCGCCGGGCATCCCGGCTTTCAAACCGAAGAGGCCGCCGCTATTCTGCAGCATTATCGGCTCGGCGGCCTGGCTGCCGGTCACCTGCTGCACCTTTCCCCTCACCAACATGGTTGTGACGGCTTTTTTGCCGCGGTGCTCCAGCGGCGCGATCAGGCCCCGGCGTGA